The genomic interval tatatatactaatgtCGAtcttttttacatgtacattgtaaggtATTATAATTGTAGAGTGTTACTAAGAGAACGTTACGTCACTGTGTCCGTGTTGAGTGACACGTTTTCACAAGTCGCTAGACGAAGTGCATTATTTCGAAACAATAGAGCATACTAATGTAGGACTTTTAACCCCAGACAATTTTAGTGTAGTAACTGAACCTGGTACCGCTATTGTCCCATTGGGGACAATGTAAATATCGTTGCCTGTACTGTTCGAGGGCAAACAGCCTACTGCGGTGGTAGGCAATCCAAAGTATTACATCATTTTAGACACTGTTGTTCGTTTTTCGTAACCACAGTGAACATATAGAAGAGAACGACAGCATAGCTAAGTAAAATCCCATGAGACCATATTTCCATGCATATCAACTTGTAGACGGCGTGGGAATACGTTATGTCACATCATGTGTGGTTATGTGAATACCGTGAGAGTCAGTGATTATTGGACTGTTTTACATAGACATTGCTGAAGATGGCGTAGATACACAGTGACCAACCTATTGATGATTGAATCTGGGGCTTGTTTGCGTAAGCATTCAAGTGATTTGCGCATTGTTACTACTACTTTGCGAAAATGAGTGGATATGAAATTTGAGCCTTGGTCCTGGACTCCGTGTCACCTTTGTCATATCGTTTGCTCGATACTGCCATGCTTGATTGAATTTATCAATTAGTATAGATGTGTTAGTATTCAAATTGCTACTGCGTATGTGCGAAATGTAAAAACGCTGTAATTTTACAGATATCTTAGAACTAAACAATCCCAGAGTACAACTGACCCAAAATACACGTTTGGTGGGTGTTGTTCAAGCCATTGCCACCCCTGTCAAAGCCTGAACATTGAGAGGTCGTATATCATACTTGCACTGAGTACACTTTCGTTCATGTCACGTATTCTATCTGCTGTTCTAACTCGTCAATTCCTTTGTTAGTCGTTTgtaaagaatgaaaatatcaaatacaaagaCATACACAAGTTTCTCAGGTGTCGACTCGTACGGCTTTATGAACTATTTTCCTTTCCTTGCCCGTGCCTATATTCAGACGGTGCGTAAGctgtgacaccccccccccccaggtgctatctagactctctcacagtcctcggcgCATAGCATCGgtaaaagggctgttttgtatgtggCGATATCTACTGCATGCATACGTAATTGTACCCAAATATTCTACTACGTAGAGTTAATCATTTGTTGAGGTGTTACTGCGATGCCCCGAGACATCGCAGTAACAGGGAGCATCGaagtaacacgtcaacaaatgattagcacTGTGTAGTCAATGAAGAACGTAACTGCCCACATATGTAACCACCCACAATAAATACTAACTTATCATGGGGTAGAATTCTATGGTTTACCCCTGCTAATTCTTACTCAAGTGTGTCCGAATACATTTATTAAAATGGATTTGCATATTGTTATTGATAAATTTAACTGTCGCCCTAGCCTTTTCAACAACTTTAACACAAACATGATTTGAATTgctgtgtgggtggctttgtttgaatttgaaatttcatcgcAGCTCCTCGTTGCTCTAGACATGGAGGGGggaagccacggatagcctctagactatagATTCACTCATCACGTCACTCTTGGACCATAGTTATTTATTCGTATCTAATTCTGACTGGAAGAGTAACCTTCCGTTTAGGTTATTTGACAAGATAATGTGACGGCTTCTTGTAGTTATATGGATTTAGCCAATACCACTATGTACTAATTGCTGTAGTTTTCACCTTTTTTTTGCAGCGATTTATGTGTCCAGATAGATAAGTGATTATGATCTCCTGGGGATGTTATGATAAGTCTTTATTagaaatttgtttatatttatgttcCGATTCTAGAGATGCTTTCACGTCTTTCAAGAACTGTACACAATTAGGGTTTCGACATGTTTCGTCTCTATGCCCAGACTTCCTGTTCCACGCATATACCCTCCAGCAACACATAGACCTTCCAgtatgttggtggagggtctatgcggTCAACGTCAACTCCCTGCCTATACCATTAACGGCTTAGCAAACACAAgacattttatttctttaaattgtGACATTCACTTTCTCTTTAAGTCAGTTCGTGTGCCAAAAATTCTTCTGTCGATAAGATgaccatgtatatatatttatattttgaattgttGCCTACGGATTACTATATTTCAAAGCTGACATATCGCAGGTTGTTGTCTAGGTTTAATCATGTTTGACGAATTGGGTTGGTGGAAGGTCCATGGGTGGAGCAAATCATTACTATTGCAGGAGTCTGTACCACGACAAGGTATCCACActtttttgtttacaatatacaccAGTTAACCTCAAAATACCGTCGAAAGGCTGTACAAAAATTATCACGTTTCATATTTTGTGCGACACAAATAGCAACATTTGTTTGCATGATTTGTATTATCGAGGTATATGATCAGATGTATTAATATCAATAAGACTGTTCTCGAGTCAGACAATGGTATGTTTGTGTGACCACCACCAACAAacgtttggtggtctgaggtctGTGTTTAACTGACTACTGTTGTGGGTAACATTAGCTTAGTTTGAGCATACCCCCTACACGAAAGTAGGGTCTATATGGTTtgagctcagaccactctatagtggtctgaggtttgaGGCATTAGTGAACTCAATATCTTTTGCAAACATCATGAGGGCGTCAGTCTACTTCCTTGCATTCCAAGTTTTAAATATGAATAGATTCACTTTTCTGAAAGAATAGGGAGTTGTCTAGGTCGCCATTTCATTCATCGTTCAGGAGTCATTCTAAAGACTGTCGTTGCACACCCGtgtcttgcccccccccctgacGACTTCATTTCTCCATTCAGAAGGTAAGAAAATCAAGCAGACTTATTTTTAGTTCGAATGTGtggtacagtatatatatatatatgtatatatatcatacgAGTCGTCAATTGCCAATTGGGTGACCCTATTTAGTACACGCATGGAAGTATCTCTCGAAAGGGAACTTAATTAACGGTCGCTAAACACTTGGTAGCTAGCTTTACCTCGCGCCAAGTATATACAGGCTCTATATTCCTGTAatctaaatatatattcattcagTTCAACATGTCGGTTAGCTGTCAGCGGGTCGTTAAATACAGTTTTCGCAAAACGGCAAAAGACAACACGAAAAATAGCCATTATTGGTGCCGATACACGACCAGCTAGGGCTTAAAAACCTATTGTATTGAATACAATAGGGACAACGAAAAGAATTGATGTTTGAGTTGGCTGCATGAGAGTGTGTCAACGCCCTGGGATCAAAGCCCGACGTTGACTAATCAATGTATACACTACCTGTTGCTTTTGTTTTAATTCGACCTTCctgttgtttatatttgaagCAAGTCTAGTGTACTACATGTAGAATGCTTCGAAAGTATAAAATCTACGTTTATTTGTGATAGCATTACGCTTTGGAGAAACAGGACCATTTCAGTGTATAACCTTTAGGAGGTCATGTTTACCCGGATGTAAAACAACTTTACAAAGGTACGCCATGATGTTTTAGTCCCTGTGGTACTTTCACTATGTGACAGTCACTATATCTGGTATAATCTTTGGTTTGCGATAGTTTTAAGCACAACGTGCCTGTCTAAAATACTGTAATTTGTTCACATCGTCCAATAATGCTTGTGATTATGTTATAATTGCAGTATCACATGCGACCGAGGAAGAATTAGTATCCGACACTTTGCCATGGGTGGAATATTCCGATTAGCGGCTGGTGTGTTGCTTCTGTTTGTGTTGAAATCAACCAACGCTGTTCCAACTGTCGTTGTAACACCATCATCTCTAACAACGGTCGCCGAAGAAACGGTTATGTTCACTTGTACTGTGACGAATAAAGAGGACTTCTCTCTCTTTTGGATAATACATTTAAACTCATCAAATGATGATATCGTATTGGCACCAACAAATAGCCATACAGGCTATCCGCGATATTCATTCACCGGTGATGCATCAAACGGAGAATCAACTTTACAAATAGCCAATGTAGTTGATGAAGATGCGGGTTTATACAAGTGTATGGTGACATCTCCCGATAACGACGCCACGAAAATTGTTGTGACATCTTCTGTCTTGACAGTAGGAATAGTTGAATCTCCATCATCGGGACTACTGGTTTCTAAAAGTGCAAATCTGGATTTTGCCACCATGTCTGGTGACTCGAGCAAGGGAGGTGAAACGGCGACGTTGAGCTGCACCGTGACGGGAGGACAACCATCAGCTACTCTCGAATGGTTTAGGAATGGGGTGAAGATACCTGAACAAGATTACTCGGTAGAGAACGGGGTTGCTGAAGCGAAGGTAGAATGGACTCTGTCATATCTCGACAGCCATGCAAACTACACCTGTCGGGGTGACCATCCAGCATGGCAAGACACACACGAATTTACGTACGTAGATTTAAATCTGTTCTTTAGTCCAGTTGTTTCGCTTAGTCCTTCTCTGATGCTAGTCGACGTAGACCAAGATGCGACTTTCCGTTGCAGTGCAATGGCCCGCCCCGAGGCCAGTACATACACGTGGTACTATAACGGCGAGGAAATTACCAGCGACAGCACACGCTTTAATGTAACTTCATCTGGAAAAGTTTTAGTCATAACTGGAGTGACAAATAATGACTATGATAGTGAGGTAACTTGTGAAGCTACAAACACTGAAGGTACTAATAACATGACTAGCATAATAATGGaaccatcaaaattaaaagatCGTGATCTGGAGTTAAGATATCTGTTGGCTATTATCGTTGGTATAGTTGGCGTTATATTCCTCTTGGCCATCATCATTTCTTGTTGTGTATGCTGCTCAAATACGAGGAAAGAACGTCGTAAAAATGACCCGACCCGACGAGATTCATACACCCTGTCAGAAAGAGATGGCATCAACTACGACCACTTCCAAGGTGGGGCTGAGACCAGAGGAGACGGCCAACTCAACGGTGGTGCAAGCAACCCCGCCATGACAACAGAAAACGCACCGGCTAATATAAAAGCAGAAAACGAATTACAAGTAGAAGCATCATCTGATCCTATGTATGCCACGGTCAACAAAAAGGGATCTATTCGTTCTGGGTCAAGTAGCGTGGAAGACAACAATCACCTATCAGACACTGATACAGTGCCGGTGACAGCACACGACGAAGTTGACAGCGGGGAAAACCAATCAGGTGAACAAGAAAACCAATCAGGTGGACACGTTctttattaacattattataattattcataCAAAGTATGAAGATATCAATAACAATGACATGTGATAACAAAAGGcttttatatgaatatatgattATTGACTtgtcatttttaacaaaatatgtGTATTGTGCAGATAAAATTTAGATTGAAAAAATCTGACACCATCAGGAAATAGAAGGAAATATCAGATAATTCGGCTTATCATATGTATTagacattaaaatataattacatgtagcatatagataaaaaaaaaatcatccaATTAAAGTCcatttttagattttaaaaaagtgaATACTGATCAGGATGTATTTCCGTAGACCTGTAGTATAGCTACTATGATACGACTTAAATAAACAATtcgttctttttttcttctttttttccttttttagGGGGAGGGGTCCCAGTTAACGTAATTTTCGTTTGAATTTGCAGTCCGAATACTGTAGTTTAGCTTTATTTGAGAATTTTCGGTCTTCAAAACCCACCATTGAGTATCTTCTGTGTCGggatttttatattttataaaattgtcatttaaaaattgaataatGATCCAGAAAACCTGACTCCAAACTGTACTAGTAGACAAaggaaaaatattgttttgctGTATATATGCTCAGAACTAGATAGTTCTTTGTAGAAGCTCATGAATTCATGCTATGAATCAACAAGGAAATCCAGTAGGTAACTGTCGGACAATGTTTGCTCTGAAATCAGAATCGAACTCGCGAAGAGTGGTTTGATAAAAGTCAACGGTTATTCACTTGTTAATCTTTGTAGTAAACGTCCTTTCAAAGAATATTGTATAAGAAAAAACTGAAAGTGCACTGTAAATGTAAATCCCTCATTATTCGCCGTCTATAATCCCAAGCACATATGTTCTGCGTTCGTAACAAAAACGGGATGTGTTTGTCCACAGATTATCGTTTGATTGTGATTATCTTTTTAAAGATAGATATTTGAGTaaggatatttacataattttaacatcatagttttatttgtttgtcaacataaaacgaaagaaaaataaaccaaaatGTAGCGTTATCGCTAAAACGAAAACTGAGCAAGGACATTTCGttgacaacaaaatatacaccaGATTTTATATTAGGCATCCATAATTTAGTACACTTCCGGTGGACGGCTTCCTCGTAATTATTCTATCTTTGATTTATATGTTACAAAGTCATTTTCACCGTTTCTGGCCTCAAATGGGGACATATACTTTATTCAGACAAACCAGAGTACCAGTAACAATGTTTAACTTTACAAAATCTACCTTATCCTCTAGGACACaagtgatatgtatgtatgtacgtacgtatgtatgtatgtatgtatgtatgtatgtatgtgtatgtatgtatgtatgtatgtacgtacgtacgtatgtatatgtatgtatgtatgtatgtgtgtgtgtgtatgtatgtatgtatgtatgtatgtacatgtatgtatgtatgtatgtatgtatgtatgtatgtatgtatgtatgtatgtatgtatgtatgcatgtatgtatgtatgtatgtatgtatgtgcctaCGCatttatgtataatgtatgtatgtacgtatgtaataatgtatgtgtgtgtgtaatgatgTATGTAACACAGTCGCTTTATGCAGGTGAGTCTTAGAGACACACATTGAGTTAAGTTTGAATGGTAATAATCTAGAGAAAATGTTTATAgtaaattgtgtatatttagtttttttaatACCTCGAATCAATATCTTTGCAGCCaagttaattttgttttatcatgATGAATATAATCCGGTACAGTTATATGACTAAACCGTGGACTTTAcagtttattttcattcatCATCGAGGTTGTCGAGCAGCAACTGTGACAACGCTTCTATTTTAGTTAGAGAATCTATTTTTAGTGTGCAACACTGTCGAGTTCAAACATTAACATATTAGTGTCGAGGCTACCGTAGGACAAACAGGGACGATTGTCGTAAACACACTGAGGGTTTCAACACTAACCTTGCTGTGAATTTTACCGACGAATTTAACCATTCTTCCAATGCAggaaataatgattttaaaagtgttttttttttcaaaattgatagAGGTTAGACTCACTCTCTCTCATTCTTTGAAACTCCTCCATAAACCAAATTCTAATAAATATGTTTTGAACACACATAAAATGCAGTGTAAAAAAATGTGCTATTTTTCCACTTCAAGTGAAATACTACACCATCCTCCACAGAGTCAGCTACTTTACATGGTATTCCTTAAAAGCGTTCAACCAATTAAAACGTTTTCTTGTGCcttttttgtgttgttgttattttaatgtGCCTCTCTTTTATTGACGTTTGAACTGCGATGAACTCTACGCATTACAAATGAAGACTTCGGTTCCTTGTAAAACACAGCAACGTCTATATTCCAACAAAACGACATACATTTTATTGTGTAAACACATTTCAGTAAAATTGTCACACTCTATGTTATCTTCCAGACAAATTTATGTACTTTACAGTTGCATtttacagtttattttgttgtggTCATTTTACGATAGATATTCcatacttcttcttttttccattttattttgattattttaccGCGAAGttaatattttgtcttttgtaGTGGTGGATGGATTGACTTTGATACACGATTAGAAAGACAAAACAAATCAGTGtctgacattgacattgacattgttGTGAAAGAACCCTCCTGGAGATTCGTTTATACTTTAACCAATGCTATGTCACCATTGTTGTTAGTATATCGTTGGCTGTTTTTGTTTGTCTAAAGTATGCAATGTGTCTGACCATGGACTGACCATGGTTTGAGTGTATTTTACACTGGGTTGAGCGAAatacaaaaatgtgtaaattgtcTGTCAGACACGGcacaaaaatgtcaatttttcagGGTTTATAGTTTTGACTGATGTTCAATTTGATATAgggataaggtaaacacagaaTTGTATTTTGTCTGCTGTTGGCGCATAACACAAGAATGACATATTCTAGCAGATATGAACCTAATGATGAAATAATTCTGAGATGAGAATGCATGGTTAACGCTAGAAAGTGTAAAGCCTAAATATAAGGTGTATATAGTGTAAACCAGTGTTTGGACATGTTAGGTCTCACCTTGACCTTACAATTTGAATACATATCACTGGCGTTGAATGTTGACCCAGAATTGCATTGGttgcaaaatgtacaaataaacacatttatgCTGTATATCTATATGACCAATAATGCAATATAATGTAAGTATATTTAGAAGTTGAAGATTGATGTTAAAGGCATAAAGTCTATGTTAACCctccaccacccccaccaccaccaccaccaccaccaccaccgaccAGTGCCACTTTCCACAAAAAGAGAAGTGTGAGTGTAGTTTTAACGACACTATTTCTATGCCTTCTTTTCAGGAGAATATAGGTAACACTGGTTTTTAGTTACAGCTGTACAACTTCTGTATTTACGtgtagacaaaacaaacacattagAAGTTATGCAACAGGTAGTTAGTGAGCAGACAGTCTGCACTCACAGGGCTAGAAGTGACATGTCTGGTGTATATGTTAAAATTAGacatataaatatttcagaaagCATGTTTTAAAATATACGCAGAattgttttaatgaaaaaatatatatatgtatacctgtacatgtacaactttctTACAATCGCAggaagttttttttaaaaagaaaattagaTAAATCcttttattaaaatattcaaaaaaaatatttggggaATGAGATATTTAGGGTGATGTTTTAACTGCTTGTATTTACGCCAGTTGCGGGAAAATTGTTGGTTGTTTTTGTCCTTCGCAAGGAATGATTTTTAATGAGTGTATTGACACATCTACTGACAGTTCCACTTCTTTTCAGCATGTCAAGACGAGAGAGTACACGTGTATGTACCGTAAGATACTGACTCTTTGCATAAACAAACACTATTTTCCATCAACTCTGCTTGTGATTTCAACGTTCTACCATAACAGATGTTCAAAacttaaaacatttcaaaatgacaaatatctCTTAATAATTACAAATCAATACAAATTTCAATTAATATATTATTCTGATAAAAGATATGGAATTAAGTTTGACATTACTTAGAAtgatataatttgtaaataacTTATCCTGTCTAGTTTCCGATTGACATATTGACTCTATTATTCTCATatttcttttataatattttgtataatattactggaattaaaatgaaagatggtgatttttttaaactatAGGTGTCTGTATTCTATTTACATTTACTCTCAGTATGTGTGGGAATGTGTCTATAGGTGTGGTTCTTTGCGAATAATACACCGTGCATAACGATAACAATTAACCTCAATACTCGGCATTATGGGCGTTGCAATTCAACACCTGTCAATTGAAGTGCGTgggtttgattttttttagcgATTTTCGAAGTGTTTATCGAATGGCCGCAATTCAGGAATTCCACTTACAAAGAACATATTTAGGAATGGAGTTTAGGATTTATACCGCCCTATTCAGTCATGAAAAATATTAGTCTAAGGCCGAGTTTAGGTTCCATGGTATCTACAACCCATATTGTTTGCTTCGTAgtttttatttgatatcatttcacCGATTTCAGCCTATTACGAAGATTTTGGGTAGATGTCTCATCAAGATATTAGCATAACACACACACGTCAACTCTCTTTCAATGACACACTGTCAAAGGCAGACATACagtgggagagagagagagtgtgtgtgtgtgtgtgtgtgtgtgaggatacacagacagacacagagaaatGCATAGATAAGCGGAGAAAGACAGAAACAGAGATAGTGAGTATGTGTGAATACTTTCTCTACACCAACGTTTTTATGTGAACCAGTCGAGTTACGTCATCAACTAAAGAACGTATGGCAACAAAAGTATCGGATACATCATCATTGTTGTTCATGTATATTAAGTTATTGTGACGTCGTCAAGGTATAGAATTACTTCACacttcattttttgaaaa from Glandiceps talaboti chromosome 3, keGlaTala1.1, whole genome shotgun sequence carries:
- the LOC144432820 gene encoding kin of IRRE-like protein 3; the protein is MGGIFRLAAGVLLLFVLKSTNAVPTVVVTPSSLTTVAEETVMFTCTVTNKEDFSLFWIIHLNSSNDDIVLAPTNSHTGYPRYSFTGDASNGESTLQIANVVDEDAGLYKCMVTSPDNDATKIVVTSSVLTVGIVESPSSGLLVSKSANLDFATMSGDSSKGGETATLSCTVTGGQPSATLEWFRNGVKIPEQDYSVENGVAEAKVEWTLSYLDSHANYTCRGDHPAWQDTHEFTYVDLNLFFSPVVSLSPSLMLVDVDQDATFRCSAMARPEASTYTWYYNGEEITSDSTRFNVTSSGKVLVITGVTNNDYDSEVTCEATNTEGTNNMTSIIMEPSKLKDRDLELRYLLAIIVGIVGVIFLLAIIISCCVCCSNTRKERRKNDPTRRDSYTLSERDGINYDHFQGGAETRGDGQLNGGASNPAMTTENAPANIKAENELQVEASSDPMYATVNKKGSIRSGSSSVEDNNHLSDTDTVPVTAHDEVDSGENQSGEQENQSGGHVLY